The segment GATTCTGGCGTTCAGCCGACACCGATTCCTGCGGTGACGCCCCGGGCGCTGATCCACGCGCCCCCGGAGAGCGGCAGGTCTAAGCTCGCGCGGAGCGAAGGAGCGTCGCGCGGCCAGCGGCTGGGGGGCACGGCGCGGGCGACAGCGGATCACGCCAAGGGTTGAAGCTCGGAGAGGTCCGGGGCATCGCCCTCGCGTCCAGGGTGAGCGAGTGCCAATGGATGAAGAGAAGACAGGGGGCGCGCAAGCGATCCCGTCCTTGGGCAGCTGCCATCAAGGCCGCGGAATTCCCTGGAAATCCGGCGTCGGGCGGCTCGGAGAACGGGGCGCTAGGTTTCGGCCGAGGTCATCGTCATGAAGTACAAGATTGCGCTTCAATCGTCGGAAGAGGGCTTCAGCGTGTCGGTTCCCGGACTACCCGGCTGTTGGTCGCAAGGCGCGACCGAGGAAGAGGCGATCGCGAACATCCAGGACGCGATCCGCGAGTACCTGGCGGCGGTCGCCGAGCTCACGAAGGGCGCGGTCGTTCGCGAGATCGACGTTCCCCTGTAGCGGACGTGGGCAAGCTCCCGGGCATTCCGCATCAGCGTGCCGTTCGCGCGCTCGAGCGCGCTGGCTTTCGAGTGCTGCGCCAAGGCAAGCACATCGTGATGACGGACGGCGTTCGCATCCTGACCATCCCCCGCGGCAATCCGATCAACGCCTTCACCATGGGCGGCATCATCCGCGACGCGGGTCTCACGATCGAGGAGTTCCGCCGGTTGCTCTAGCCGGACCGGACCGATCGCCTCGCCTCTGCTTCGCCCCCGAGCGCAGTCGCGCCTCCGCCGCCGAGCCAGCGCGGGGCCCACCAGTTCCAGCGGCCGAGCATGCGCATGGTCGCGGGCACGAGCAGCGCGCGCACCAGGGTCACGTCGACGGTGATCGCGCCGGCCATGCCGACACCGATCTCTTTCACGTAGATCAGGTCGCCCGCGGCGAAGGCGCCGATCACCACCAGCAGGATCAGCGCGGCGCTCGAGATGGTCCGGCCGGTGGCGGACAGGCCCGCGACGATGCTGCGCGTGTTGTCGCCGTCGAGCAGGAACTCCTCGCGGATCCGGCTCAGCAGGAAGACCTCGTAGTCCATCGACAGGCCGAACACGACCGCGGCCATGATCAGCGGAATGGTGGCCTCGATGCCGCCGGGCGGCTCGAAGTCGAGCAGGCCCGAAAGGTGGCCGTCCTGGAACACGAGCACGAGCAGGCCGTAGCTCGCGGCGAGCGAGAGCGCGTTCATGATCACGGCCTTCACCGGGACCAGCACCGAGCGGAACGCGGCGAAGAGCACGATCAGGTTCCAGGCCACGACCAGCAGCGCCACGAGCGCGCCGTAGCTCTTGAGCGTGCTGCGGATGTCGACGAGCAGCGCGGTCGGGCCGCCGACTTCGACCTCGAGGCCCGGGTGCGCAAGCGCGCGGATCGCGCTCACGGTGGCGCCGGCCCCGGCCGAGCGCCAGGCGTCGGTGCCCTGCGCCGTGACGAGCGCAAGGTCGCGGTCGACGGTGCGCGCGAGCTGCAGCTCGAGCGCCTCGCGGCGCGGCGGCTCGCCCGCTGTGCCGCCGCCGTCGCCGAGCCAGGCGAGCGGCGTGCGAACCTCGGAGACGCCAGTCACGCCGCGCAGCGCGGCCAGATACTCCTGCACGAGCCGCAAATTCGCAGGCTCCTGCACCGGACCGTTCGTCCGCACGACGACCTGCACCGCCGACGCCCCGCTCGGGTCGAACACGTTCGGATCCGCGAGCAGCGCGTCGACCCGGCGCACGTCCGAGCCGGCG is part of the Deltaproteobacteria bacterium genome and harbors:
- a CDS encoding type II toxin-antitoxin system HicB family antitoxin, translating into MKYKIALQSSEEGFSVSVPGLPGCWSQGATEEEAIANIQDAIREYLAAVAELTKGAVVREIDVPL
- a CDS encoding type II toxin-antitoxin system HicA family toxin, whose product is MGKLPGIPHQRAVRALERAGFRVLRQGKHIVMTDGVRILTIPRGNPINAFTMGGIIRDAGLTIEEFRRLL